ACTCACCAAGGACTTGACATACTACGAGTTGGGAGTCGTTGCGGACGTGGATCCGCTGTGCACCGAGCTTGCAGGCTAGCTggagtcccgcgattaaagccTCATATTCGGCTTCATTGTTGGTGGCTGGGAAGTCAAAGCGGAGGGCATACGAGCATACTTCTCCCTGGGGGCCCTCCAGGAGTAGTCCTGCTCCACTGCCATCCCCGTTGGAGGATCCGTCCACATATAACGTCCACGAATGTGGGGTGGACACTTCGGCAATGACGGAGGTGGACTCCCGACCTTCCGTGAAGGTGAGGTCGGCGAGAAAATCAGCTAAGGCTTGAGCTTTTATGGCGGTGCGCGGCTCATACGACAAGTCGTACTCCCCCAATTCGACAGCCCACTTGGTGAGGCGCCCGGAGGCCTCGGGCCGCACCAGTATCTGCCGAATAGGCTGATCTGTCCTAACGAAAATGGGGTGAGCTAGGAAGTATGGTTTCAGCCGCCGAGCTGCGTGGACCAGCCGGAGCACGAGTTTTTCGACCTGGGTATACCGAGTCTCCGGCCCACGGAGGGCCCGGCTGACGTAGTAGACCGGCACTTGGGTACCCTCATCTCGGATGAGCACTGCGCTGACAGCTTCGTCGGCGGCAGAGAGGTAGAGGTACAACCTTTCTCCAGGCCGAGGTGAAGCGAGGGTGGGCAAGTGGTGCAgatattgttttaatttgtcGAAGGCAGCCTGGCATTCTTCAGTCCAGGCAAACTGATCAGCCTTCTTTAGCACCTTAAAGAATGGCAAGGCTTTCTCAGCAGATTGGGATAGGAAGCGGTTCAGCGTGGCCAGGCGTCCGTTCAGTCGCTGGACTTCTCGGAGGTTCCGAGGTGGGGACATGTCCTGGATGGCCTTGACTTTGTCGGGGTTAGCTTCGATTCCCCGGTGGGAAACCAGATACCCTAAAAATTTTCCTGAGGTGACACCGAAAACATACTTTTTGGGATTTAACTTCATCCTCGAGTCCCGCAGAACGCCGAAGACCTCCCTTACATCTGATAAGAAGGCCGAAGTGGTTAAGCTTTTGACGAGGATATCGTCCACATAGGCCACATTTCGGCCGATCTGATCTTTGAAGAGGCGGTTGATCAACCTTTGATAGGTCGCCCCGGCGTTTTTTAACCTGAACGGCATGGTGGTATAGCAGTAGACACCTTGGTCGGTGTAGAATGCCGTTTTCTCTTGGTCCTCCTCACTCATTCCTATTTGGTGGTAGCCTTTGAAGGCATCTAGAAAGCAGAGGATCTCATGTCCCATTGCCGAGTCGACGAGGGCATCTATTCTCGGCAGTGGATAGCAATCTTTTGGGCAGGCCTTGTTAAGATCGGTGAAGTCGACGCACATCCTCCATCCACCGGTATCCTTTTTGACCATAACAGGGTTGGACAGCCAGGTGGGGTACTGGACCTCATGGATCATCTTGGCGGGTAAGAGCTTGTCCACCTCATCAGATATGGCCTTGCTGCGTTCGGGGCCGAAGTGCCTACGTTTCTGTCTTACAGGACGGGCTTGTGGGTTGACGTTGAGCTGGTGAATCATGAGCTCAGGTGGCACCCCGACCACTTCATCAGCGGACCACGCAAAGATGTCCCGGTGGTCCTTTATCAGGTGAATCATCTCTTCCTTCAGAGGCGAAGGGAGTCCGGCCCCCACTTGGACCACTTGGTCAGGTCTCGTCTCATCCAAGACCACCTGCTCCACCTCATCCCCGGGTTCCAGTCTGCCGGGTTTTCCCGCTTTTTGAGGATCAATGCAGTCTATGGAGAGGACCGCGGGTCTCTTCTCGTCGGCCTTCGATGCAGTCTGGGGAGTGACCGCGGCCTGGATGGTGGCGAGGTAGCATTCGCGGGCAGTACTCACGTCGctgctcacctcggccacccccgcTGGTGTTGGGAATTTGAAACTCAGGTGGTAGGTAGAGTACACAGCTCTCAAGGCGTTAAGCGTGGGTCGACCTATTAACATATTGTAGGGAGAATCTGCCTTAACCACCGCGAAGTTGACGGGTACAGTTCGGCAGCGGGGATGTCGCCCGACAGTCACCATCAGGGACACCATTCCCTCGGGGTGGACCACGTGTCCCCCGAACCCAACGAGGGGAGTTCTGACAGGAGTGAGTTGCTCCCtggtcagtttcaaactttTGAAAGTTCGATAGTACATGACGTCTACCGAGCTTCCGGGGTCAACATAGACCTTTTTGACTATGTAGTTGTTGGTGAGGACCTCGATCACGAGGGTTTCGTGGTTGCTGGAGGCGGCGGGGACTGGGTCAGTGGGACCATAGGTGATGACTTCGGACAGCCGAGAACTCGGCTCAGCCACTTCCATCCCGGCCTGGCGATAGGTCCGCTTTCGGGAGTTCTGGCTGTCTCCTCCCGTTGGTCCTCCCGCGATGGTATTGATCACCCCGGCGATGTTGGGGCCATAGCCCGGTGATCCATCGCGTGGAGGCTGCTTGTCCTCCCTACGGTCTTCGGGACCTCGGCAATGCATGTTCGTGTCCCGCCTGTCGTCTCGGCGGGGGCCCCGGTTCTCCCGGTGGGAGACGCTTCGGTTGAAGCCTCCATCCTTGCGG
This sequence is a window from Coffea eugenioides isolate CCC68of chromosome 7, Ceug_1.0, whole genome shotgun sequence. Protein-coding genes within it:
- the LOC113777314 gene encoding uncharacterized protein LOC113777314 → MHCRGPEDRREDKQPPRDGSPGYGPNIAGVINTIAGGPTGGDSQNSRKRTYRQAGMEVAEPSSRLSEVITYGPTDPVPAASSNHETLVIEVLTNNYIVKKVYVDPGSSVDVMYYRTFKSLKLTREQLTPVRTPLVGFGGHVVHPEGMVSLMVTVGRHPRCRTVPVNFAVVKADSPYNMLIGRPTLNALRAVYSTYHLSFKFPTPAGVAEVSSDVSTARECYLATIQAAVTPQTASKADEKRPAVLSIDCIDPQKAGKPGRLEPGDEVEQVVLDETRPDQVVQVGAGLPSPLKEEMIHLIKDHRDIFAWSADEVVGVPPELMIHQLNVNPQARPVRQKRRHFGPERSKAISDEVDKLLPAKMIHEVQYPTWLSNPVMVKKDTGGWRMCVDFTDLNKACPKDCYPLPRIDALVDSAMGHEILCFLDAFKGYHQIGMSEEDQEKTAFYTDQGVYCYTTMPFRLKNAGATYQRLINRLFKDQIGRNVAYVDDILVKSLTTSAFLSDVREVFGVLRDSRMKLNPKKYVFGVTSGKFLGYLVSHRGIEANPDKVKAIQDMSPPRNLREVQRLNGRLATLNRFLSQSAEKALPFFKVLKKADQFAWTEECQAAFDKLKQYLHHLPTLASPRPGERLYLYLSAADEAVSAVLIRDEGTQVPVYYVSRALRGPETRYTQVEKLVLRLVHAARRLKPYFLAHPIFVRTDQPIRQILVRPEASGRLTKWAVELGEYDLSYEPRTAIKAQALADFLADLTFTEGRESTSVIAEVSTPHSWTLYVDGSSNGDGSGAGLLLEGPQGEVCSYALRFDFPATNNEAEYEALIAGLQLACKLGAQRIHVRNDSQLVVCQVLGEYEAKDETMQRYLSKVHQLIAYFESFEIQRILRSQNRRADALSRLVSTSFSDLNKTVLVEVLSEPEYMEEVACPVNTGETWMSPFILFLGQGVLPEDRVEARKIQRKSARYALRDGELYKRSYLGPWLRCVTPEAGRQVLHEIHEGLCGAHVGHRMLARKSLLLGYFWPSVRQDAQNLVLSCPSCQVHAPELHQPSNFMVPITSPWPFEQWGTDIIGPFPKAVGGYTFLVTAVDYFTKWVEAEPLRTITGLAIQKFFWKCIVCRFGIPQIIISDNGRQFAENPFKTWCENLGIKQHFTSVGHPQANGQAENFNRTLLHGLKTRLHRAGSSWVEELPSVPWSYRTTPRSSTQETPFSLTYGAEAVIPTEILTPSPRITAYVAKVNGKERQLDLDLIDKKRDIASARVASYKNTLTHYYNARVKHRRFRPGDLVLRKNSVSRAENQGKLGPKWEGPYRVVEYNLNGYCKLSYRDGSLVPRTWHAENLRLYYV